A window from Chitinophaga filiformis encodes these proteins:
- a CDS encoding bifunctional nuclease family protein: MRKIELEIVALSHSITQTHSYAVVLGEVNGLRRLPIVIGGFEAQAIAVALEKMQPSRPLTHDLMKNFMNAFNIELHEVVISNLQEGIFYSKLICYSNEETIEIDSRTSDALALAVRFGCPIFTYENILNSAGILLDDPAGKKSGVKPVTPTISEHEKGAEDDLKVLNLDELTQLLQEVLEQEDYIRAIAIRDEINSRKSR; encoded by the coding sequence ATGAGAAAAATAGAACTGGAAATAGTTGCTTTATCGCACAGCATTACGCAAACACATTCTTACGCCGTAGTATTAGGAGAGGTGAACGGTTTGCGCCGCCTCCCTATTGTGATTGGCGGGTTTGAAGCACAGGCTATCGCTGTGGCATTAGAGAAAATGCAACCCAGCCGCCCACTGACACACGATCTGATGAAAAACTTTATGAATGCTTTTAATATAGAGCTGCATGAAGTCGTGATCAGTAACCTGCAGGAAGGAATTTTTTATTCTAAATTGATCTGTTATAGTAATGAAGAAACAATAGAGATAGACTCACGTACTTCTGATGCCCTGGCATTGGCCGTACGTTTCGGCTGTCCTATCTTTACTTACGAGAATATTCTGAACAGCGCTGGCATCCTGCTCGATGATCCTGCCGGTAAGAAAAGCGGTGTAAAACCCGTTACTCCCACCATCTCAGAACATGAAAAAGGAGCGGAAGACGATCTCAAAGTGCTGAACCTGGACGAGCTTACACAGCTGCTGCAGGAAGTGCTGGAACAGGAAGATTACATCCGCGCCATCGCTATCCGCGACGAGATCAATAGCCGTAAGAGCCGCTGA
- the ispE gene encoding 4-(cytidine 5'-diphospho)-2-C-methyl-D-erythritol kinase — MIVFPNCKINLGLHVVSKRADGFHELETVFYPLPLTDALEVISPCSLQFAASGIAVPGNSADNLCLKAWQLLKQDFRALPEVNIHLHKNIPIGAGLGGGSADAAFMLQLLNNRFQLGITEERLLIYAAQLGSDCPFFIQNKPCYATGRGEIMTPIDLDLSGWSFVLVYPGIHINTGWAFSRITPKAPALSLRENILQPVETWQHTISNDFEAPVLDAHPELAAIKEKLYAAGAVYAAMSGSGSAFVGIFPKNKTAGITFDTGYKVFTL; from the coding sequence ATGATCGTCTTTCCGAACTGTAAGATAAACCTGGGACTGCATGTAGTCAGCAAACGCGCTGATGGCTTCCACGAGCTGGAAACAGTATTCTATCCGCTGCCACTGACGGACGCTCTGGAGGTGATCAGCCCCTGTAGCCTGCAATTTGCTGCCAGCGGTATTGCTGTTCCCGGCAACAGCGCTGACAATCTTTGCCTGAAGGCCTGGCAATTGCTAAAACAGGATTTTCGGGCACTTCCGGAGGTCAACATTCACCTGCATAAGAACATTCCCATAGGAGCCGGATTAGGCGGAGGATCTGCAGATGCGGCATTCATGCTGCAGTTGCTGAACAACCGTTTTCAGCTGGGTATTACGGAAGAGCGGTTATTGATCTATGCCGCACAGCTGGGAAGCGACTGCCCCTTCTTTATACAGAATAAACCCTGTTATGCTACCGGCAGAGGCGAGATCATGACGCCGATAGACCTGGACCTCTCCGGCTGGTCTTTTGTATTGGTATATCCGGGCATTCATATCAACACAGGCTGGGCGTTCAGCCGTATTACCCCAAAGGCGCCGGCATTATCGTTAAGGGAAAATATCCTGCAACCGGTGGAAACATGGCAGCATACCATTAGCAACGATTTTGAAGCGCCGGTACTCGATGCACATCCGGAGCTGGCAGCCATTAAAGAAAAATTATATGCAGCGGGAGCGGTATATGCGGCGATGAGCGGCAGCGGCTCAGCTTTTGTGGGGATCTTTCCTAAAAACAAAACAGCCGGTATTACGTTTGACACCGGCTACAAAGTGTTTACTTTATAA